A region of Natranaerobius trueperi DNA encodes the following proteins:
- a CDS encoding helix-turn-helix domain-containing protein, with protein sequence MADLESFKERSSWDKENLEYFYFEFKPLLYKHSIVNGRFDEDCFNELSFALIKAIRRFEPKKF encoded by the coding sequence GTGGCTGATCTGGAGAGCTTTAAAGAAAGGTCAAGCTGGGATAAAGAAAACTTAGAGTATTTTTATTTTGAGTTTAAGCCTTTATTATACAAACATAGTATCGTCAATGGCAGGTTTGATGAGGATTGTTTTAATGAATTAAGTTTTGCGCTTATAAAGGCTATTAGACGATTCGAGCCTAAAAAATTCTAA